From a single Arachis hypogaea cultivar Tifrunner chromosome 3, arahy.Tifrunner.gnm2.J5K5, whole genome shotgun sequence genomic region:
- the LOC114927447 gene encoding uncharacterized protein: protein MASAESFLVLAALEAPDGGWLPPAAYRAFCIRHVAANFALTFKGKDARRLLVNAAYAKTEVEFDYWFDILRSENPAMCDWANRIEYSLWTQYCDEGRRFGHMTTNISECVNSILKGVRNLPVCSLVKATYGRLAELFVRKGREAEAQMGTGQQFSQYLVKCIEANLKTARCFTVAVYDRDNSEYTVAETTPTSSFSLGTYRVSLGSKTCDCGYFQALHFPCPHALACCAYSRLTWQPYVHEVYRLSSVFGVYQMGFTPPIPEGFWPPYVGPTVIPDPNMRRAMEGRPRSTRIRTNMDEADPNRPKRCGLCRQPGHTRRSFPQAAGPSGTTGNQ, encoded by the exons ATGGCTAGTGCGGAGAGTTTCCTAGTGCTG GCAGCCCTCGAGGCTCCAGATGGGGGATGGCTACCCCCGGCTGCGTACCGGGCGTTCTGCATTCGACACGTTGCAGCGAATTTTGCCTTGACGTTCAAGGGAAAAGATGCCCGGAGGCTTCTTGTTAACGCCGCATATGCCAAGACCGAAGTGGAGTTCGACTACTGGTTTGACATTCTGCGCTCTGAGAATCCGGCAATGTGTGACTGGGCGAACCGAATCGAGTATTCGTTGTGGACACAGTACTGTGATGAGGGTCGGAGGTTCGGGCACATGACGACCAATATTTCGGAATGTGTCAACTCAATCCTGAAGGGGGTAAGAAACCTCCCTGTTTGCTCGCTAGTGAAGGCCACATACGGAAGGCTAGCTGAGCTATTTGTCCGTAAGGGTAGGGAGGCCGAGGCTCAGATGGGTActggacaacaattcagtcaataCTTAGTAAAGTGTATCGAGGCCAACCTGAAGACagccaggtgcttcacggtgGCTGTTTACGACAGGGATAACTCGGAGTACACCGTTGCTGAGACGACTCCGACAAGTTCATTCTCTCTTGGTACGTACAGGGTCTCATTAGGGTCTAAGACTTGTGATTGTGGATACTTCCAAGCACTTCATTTTCCCTGTCCGCACGCACTGGCATGCTGTGCTTATTCACGACTTACATGGCAGCCTTACGTCCACGAGGTCTATCGCCTTAGTTCCGTTTTCGGTGTCTATCAGATGGGATTTACACCTCCCATTCCAGAGGGTTTCTGGCCACCTTATGTCGGGCCTACCGTTATACCGGATCCGAATATGAGGCGTGCGATGGAGGGTCGTCCTAGATCCACAAGAATTCGCACCAACATGGATGAAGCAGATCCGAACCGGCCAAAGAGATGTGGCCTCTGCAGGCAGCCAGGTCACACCAGGCGTAGTTTTCCACAAGCCGCAGGCCCCAGCGGAACTACTGGAAATCAATAG
- the LOC140183110 gene encoding protein MAIN-LIKE 1-like: MGDDPGRLYRLDGVAHIAGVINDEPRRCISSVRRQQGMRLDKGWFRLDEPLVSAFVERWRPETHTFHMPFGECIITFQDVAYQLGLPVDGDYVSGCLTDFHLYIKGGRPAWQWFHELLGVLPPENQVQKFAVNCTWFQETFAECPDGADEETVRRFTRAYIMMLLGTQLFADKSGNRIHIR; encoded by the exons atgggggacgatccgggaaggctttatcgtttggatggagttgCTCATATCGCCGGTgtgatcaacgacgag CCTCGTCGTTGCATATCCAGCGTTAGGCGGCAGCAGGGGATGCGTCTTGATAAGGg ATGGTTCCGACTAGACGAGCCCCTAGTCAGCGCATTCGTCGAGAGGTGGCGGCctgagacgcacaccttccaCATGCCATTTGGAGAGTGCATCATCACGTTTCAGGACGTCGCATACCAGCTGGGGTTGCCAGTCGACGGAGATTACGTTAGTGGTTGCCTGACAGACTTCCACCTTTACATTAAGGGTGGGAGACCTGCTTGGCAGTGGTTCCATGAGTTGCTCGGTGTTTTACCTCCCGAGAACCAGGTGCAGAAATTCGCAGTCAACTGCACCTGGTTTCAGGAGACATTTGCAGAGTGTCCAGACGGGGCTGATGAGGAGACGGTTAGGCGCTTTACCCGGGCCTATATCATGATGTTATTGGGCACGcagctgtttgccgacaagtccggcaaTCGTATACACATCAGATGA